DNA from Aliarcobacter butzleri:
ACAAGAAAATCTTGGTCGTGCTGTAAAAGAAATCGAAGAAGAGTTAGAGCGAAGACTTGATTTTTTCCAAAAAGAGCAAAAACTTGTTGAGTATCAAAGACTTAAACAAAGAGTTGAGTTTGATTTAGAGATGATTGAAGGAACTGGAATGTGTAAAGGAATAGAAAACTATGCACGACATTTAACAGGTCAAAAAGCTGGAGAAACTCCATACTCTCTTTTAGATTATTTTGAACAAATGGATGAAGATTTTTTACTTGTTGTTGATGAATCACACGTATCTTTACCACAATTTCGTGGAATGCATGCAGCTGATAGAAGCCGAAAAGAAGTTTTAGTTGAGTATGGATTTAGACTTCCAAGCGCACTTGATAATAGACCACTTAAATTTGATGAATTTATCAACAAAGCACCACATTATGTATTTGTAAGTGCAACTCCAAATGAACTTGAACTTGAAATGAGTTCAGTTGTTGCTGAACAAATTATAAGACCAACAGGATTACTTGACCCAATTATCGACATAATAGATAGTGAATTTCAAGTTGAAAAACTACATGATGAGATAAAAAAAGTAATAGCAAAAAATGAAAGAGTTTTAGTAACAGTTTTAACTAAAAAAATGGCAGAAGAACTTGCTTCTTATTATGCTGATTTAGGAATAAAAGTAAAATATATGCACTCTGAAATTGATGCAATTGAAAGAAATCAAATCATAAGAGAGTTGAGACTTGGAACATTTGATGTATTAATTGGTATCAATCTTTTAAGAGAAGGTTTAGATATTCCAGAAACTTCACTTGTTGCAATTCTAGATGCTGATAAAGAAGGATTTCTAAGAAGTAAAACTTCTCTTATTCAAACAATTGGAAGAGCTGCTAGAAATGAAAATGGAAGAGTTATTTTATTTGCTAAAAGAATTACAGCCTCAATGCAATTTGCAATTGATGAGACAAATAGAAGAAGAAAACTTCAAGAAGAGTTTAATAAAGAGCACAATATTACTCCAAAATCTACAAAAAGAAAACTTGATGAAAATCTAAAACTTGAGGAGTATGATGATGTTGCTTGGAAAAAACAAAAACTAGAAAAAATGCCAGCAAGTGAGCGTAAAAAAATCTTAATAGAGTTAAATAAACAGATGAAAAAAGCTGCGAGTGATTTGAACTTTGAAGAAGCAATACGATTAAGAGATGAAATCGCAAAAATAAAAGATATCTAAGATAAAAGTTTCTTATAATAAATATTTATAATTATTATTAAATTAAGAATTTATTAAGTAAAATAAAAAAATTTTTAAGTAGGAAACAAAATGGTTATTAGTGTAAAACAGAAGATATTTATCTCTTTAATGACTATATCTTTATTTGCAAGTATCTCTTTTGGGATATTCATATATTATAGTCAAAAGAATACTTTTTATGATTCTATGCAAAATCAGTTAAGAGCAGGAATCAACGCAACATCTTTATATCTAGGGGAAGATTTTGTTGATAAATATACACTTGATAATCCTATAGATGCTGATTTACATTTAAATTACATCAAAAAATTGAGTGAGTTTGCTAAAAAAATCAATTTAGAATATATCTATGTAATGACAAAAGAATCAGATAATAAAGTTCATACAGCAATATCTAGTGCAACAGATGAAGAACTAAAAAGTGGTGAATATGATGAATTTATGATTGAATACGATGCTAGCGAGATGGTGCAAAATGGATTTAAAAAGAATAATGAATTTTTTGAAAATACTATTGATAAATATGGGCATTTTTATACACTAATTATATCAAAAGAGTCGCCAACTGGTAAAATATATTTAATTGGTGCAGATATAGAATTAAGTTTTATTCAAAAAGCTTTAAATAGTATTTTGATTGATACTGTTTTAATTACACTTTTAATTCAGGCAATTGCAATAATATTTGCATATTTAATGAGTAATTCAATTGGTAAAAAGATAAATTCTACACAAAAGGGAATTTTAGATTTCTTTGATTTTTTATCAAGGAAAAGACAAAAAGCAAGTTATCTTGAAATAAAACAGCTTGATGAATTTGGAATAATGGCAAAAACTATAAATGAAAATATTGATTTTATAGAAAAAGGGATAATTGCTGATAATAATATTGTAAATGAGTTTGTAAATATTTCTAATCAGATTCAATCAGGAAACTTAAATGGCAAAATAAATTTAGAAGCATCAAATCCACAACTTAGTGAACTAAAAAATGTATTTAATAAAATGGTTTTTATGCTAAATACAAATATAACAAGCATTTTAGAGATTTTAGAAAAATATTCAAAATATGATTTTACTAATAATATAAAAAATAAAGATTTACAAGGAGAGATTGGAAAACTTGTTTTAGGAATAAACAATTTAGGCTCTGAAATAACAAATATGTTATCAAATAGTATGAAAAATGGATTGAGTTTAGAAAAAAGTTCAAATATTCTTTTAAATAATGTAAATCTTTTAAACAAATCTTCAAATGAAGCAGCAGTTGCCTTAGAAGAAACAGCAGGAGCATTAGAAGAGATTACAAATAATATTAGACAATCAACTCAAAATATATCAGATATGTCCTGTTTAGCTTCAAATTTAGAAAAATCTTCTAATGATGGTGAAAAACTAGCTCATAAAACTACAAATTCAATGTCAAATATAAACAATCAAGTAGATTTAATAAATGAAGCAATAAGTGTTATAGATCAAATAGCTTTCCAAACAAATATCTTAAGTTTAAATGCAGCTGTTGAAGCTGCAACTGCTGGAGAAGCAGGGCGAGGATTTGCTGTTGTTGCTGGTGAGGTGAGAAATCTTGCAAATAGAAGTGCTCAAGCTGCAAAAGAGATAAAAGATATTGTAGAAAAAGCAAAAGAAATTACATCAGAAGGTAAAGATGTAGCAGATGAGATGATAAATGGATATGTTAAATTAAATCAAGATATAACTTCAACTATCTCTTTGATAAATGATGTTCAAAATTCTAGTAAAGAGCAATTACAAGGAATTGAACAGATAAATAATTCTATATCATCTTTAGATAAACAGACTCAACAAAATGCTACTGTAGCTAATAAAACTCAAGAAATTGCAATTAATACTGATAAAATAGCAAAACTTATAGTAGAAGATGCAAACAATAAAGAGTTTATTGGAAAAGAAAATATTAAAAGTGGAGCTTAGTTTAAACTAAGCTGGTTTAAATCCACTTTTACTTTTACAAACTTGAGGGAAATAGCATTTATCACATTCAGGTTTTACAGCTTTACAAATATATCTTCCAAATAAAACCATAGCTTGGTGAAAGATATGTAAATCCCCTTTTAATTTTTTTACTAAATCAGCTTCTGTTAATGTTACATTTTTAGCATCACTAAGTCCTAATCTATGAGAAACTCTAAAAACATGTGTATCAACAGCCATAAGATTGGCACCTTCAAATTCAATCATAAAAACGTTTGCAGTTTTATTTCCAACACCTGCTAGTTTCATCAACTCTTTTTGATTGTGAGGAATATTTCCATCATAATTCATCACAACACTTTGTGCCATTTTTACAATATTTTGTGCTTTATTATTAAAAAAAGAACAACTTTTTAGTAACTCTTTAACATCTCCTAAATCGGCAACCGCTAACTCTTTTACACTTGGATATTTTTCAAATAAAGCAGGTGTTATGATATTTACTCTTTTATCTGTGCATTGTGCACTTAAAA
Protein-coding regions in this window:
- the uvrB gene encoding excinuclease ABC subunit UvrB gives rise to the protein MAKFKVVSDYEPSGDQPKAIEALSSSIKAGNQYNTLLGVTGSGKTYTIAKVIEKVQKPTLIMTHNKTLAAQLYSEFKQFFPNNHVEYFISYYDYYQPEAYIPRSDLFIEKDSSINDELERLRLSATASLLSFDDVIVIASVSANYGLGNPSEYKAMVQRVEVGFNYSQKEFLLKLIEMGYKRNDKFFDRADFRVNGDVIDIFPAYFEDEFIRVEFFGDEVESITKHEYITNTKTKDLNEVIIYSVNPFVVTQENLGRAVKEIEEELERRLDFFQKEQKLVEYQRLKQRVEFDLEMIEGTGMCKGIENYARHLTGQKAGETPYSLLDYFEQMDEDFLLVVDESHVSLPQFRGMHAADRSRKEVLVEYGFRLPSALDNRPLKFDEFINKAPHYVFVSATPNELELEMSSVVAEQIIRPTGLLDPIIDIIDSEFQVEKLHDEIKKVIAKNERVLVTVLTKKMAEELASYYADLGIKVKYMHSEIDAIERNQIIRELRLGTFDVLIGINLLREGLDIPETSLVAILDADKEGFLRSKTSLIQTIGRAARNENGRVILFAKRITASMQFAIDETNRRRKLQEEFNKEHNITPKSTKRKLDENLKLEEYDDVAWKKQKLEKMPASERKKILIELNKQMKKAASDLNFEEAIRLRDEIAKIKDI
- a CDS encoding methyl-accepting chemotaxis protein; amino-acid sequence: MVISVKQKIFISLMTISLFASISFGIFIYYSQKNTFYDSMQNQLRAGINATSLYLGEDFVDKYTLDNPIDADLHLNYIKKLSEFAKKINLEYIYVMTKESDNKVHTAISSATDEELKSGEYDEFMIEYDASEMVQNGFKKNNEFFENTIDKYGHFYTLIISKESPTGKIYLIGADIELSFIQKALNSILIDTVLITLLIQAIAIIFAYLMSNSIGKKINSTQKGILDFFDFLSRKRQKASYLEIKQLDEFGIMAKTINENIDFIEKGIIADNNIVNEFVNISNQIQSGNLNGKINLEASNPQLSELKNVFNKMVFMLNTNITSILEILEKYSKYDFTNNIKNKDLQGEIGKLVLGINNLGSEITNMLSNSMKNGLSLEKSSNILLNNVNLLNKSSNEAAVALEETAGALEEITNNIRQSTQNISDMSCLASNLEKSSNDGEKLAHKTTNSMSNINNQVDLINEAISVIDQIAFQTNILSLNAAVEAATAGEAGRGFAVVAGEVRNLANRSAQAAKEIKDIVEKAKEITSEGKDVADEMINGYVKLNQDITSTISLINDVQNSSKEQLQGIEQINNSISSLDKQTQQNATVANKTQEIAINTDKIAKLIVEDANNKEFIGKENIKSGA
- the nth gene encoding endonuclease III, which gives rise to MKKATKEDIQIIKEAFLEHYKEAVTELNYKNDYELLIAIILSAQCTDKRVNIITPALFEKYPSVKELAVADLGDVKELLKSCSFFNNKAQNIVKMAQSVVMNYDGNIPHNQKELMKLAGVGNKTANVFMIEFEGANLMAVDTHVFRVSHRLGLSDAKNVTLTEADLVKKLKGDLHIFHQAMVLFGRYICKAVKPECDKCYFPQVCKSKSGFKPA